The genomic region ATTAAGTTCAACAGattacaaaaatgaaaatggcatGGGGTGTACATTCATTACTTCTTTGTTTCAATTGAGAACTACGCACGTATATGCATGTAATTTGTCAATTAAAGagttatttttgaattttttttcttaaaaaaactgaaagagagaaacaaagaaagaataatCTTTGAAAGTAATATTAGTTATTGCGATTCATAAAATCTTAGTGAAAGAATCAATATTATTCAATCAAGatgttcattttattttattacttttaagaaaatttttttatttattcctagtaataattaataataatagttcTATTACCACAAACAAACAAGTAATactacattttaaaaatttcttctaaGGTCCAATCCAACCCAGGATTTCCAGTAGTTGGGTCAAACAAGCCGACGACGCGCCGACGTGATGGCCCAATACTGGTGGGCTGAAGTTTAAGAAGATTGAATGGTGACGCAATCACACACGTACAATGGCGCGTAGAACGTGTTAGTTTTAGCTAGGGTTTCTAACCTTATGCTATATATATAGAGcttttcctcttctttctctctcattttTCGAGGGTTTATTTCAGCTGCAGCGGCAAATTTCCACAGACCTGCCGCCATGGGAAGGAGTGAGTCTCTCCGTTAATCTCTTGCGcgtttttttcattttcgaTTGTATTGTATTTGAATAAGTAACCTGCAAATGAATGATTGTTCCGCTTTTTTAAGGAATGGTTGTATAGTTTTAGTGTTTATTTGCTTTGCTTATAGAACACTGTcacttttgttttcttttttccttgtttttttgaaagaaaaatgaatagtgatggttTATCTCTCTATTTAGTCTGTCTTAGATTTGGTTGGATTTGACAAAGTAACGAGACTTTGcgaattttgtgttttaattaGAAATTTATGCCTGCCTTTACCGTTTTACGTTCCATGCAATTCTACAATGCTACACCaatgtttctcttttttcattttgggaCTTGTGGGGTGGAATCTTAACGAGCTGGTGATATTGCTGAATTCTGTGACTAAATGGATGGATTGCATACTCTTGTAAATGCATTGGACTGATACGCCATCTCTTAATTGTGGATATGTTGACTTATCTGCTGTCTGTTGATGAATCTGATGAGATGAATTATCTCAAACTGCAAAGTGCCTACATCTACGTTTGAGGATATGTACCTGCTAAACattgaaatctttttattttaatgtttcctttctttcttcttaacatgtttttttattctccTTTTATAATCTTGCCCTTTTTTTGTTCACtactcattttttatttacttctCAAGCATTCCGTTTTGCTGCATCGACTTTTATCATATTGCTTCTAGAAGAGCTTGTTATACTCAAATGACTTCTTACTGGTGTATTGATGACATGGTAATTGCCatttttttaagagaaaaataataaaattttctagCTTATCTATCAATATTTAGATGGAAAATTTTATGATATGAAGGGATCTGTCTCTGTAATTTAATACATTTAGCAAATGAAAATGAGTCTCCCACTTTCACTGTCCTTTCTCCGGGTATCTGGGTTCACATTTGCAAACCATGCTAGTATTAGATGCTTGGCATTCTGGATTAATCTTTTAGATCTTTCACACGATATTGCCTCTTAATGGATTTGTTTCAGAATTCAGGATATGACATTTCTTGTGTAAACTATAGCAACTTCTCTAATTGAAATTATCATGATTTATTGGTTTGCAGGACCTGCAAGGTGTTATCGTCAGATCAAAAACAAGCCTTACCCAAAGTCACGTTATTGCCGTGGTGTTCCTGATTCAAAGATCAGGATCTATGATGTGgggatgaaaaagaaaggtgTGGATGAGTTCCCTTTCTGTGTGCACCTAGTATCTTGGGAGAAAGAAAATGTGTCTAGTGAAGCCCTGGAAGCTGCTCGAATTGCTTGCAACAAATATATGGCCAAATATGCTGGAAAGGATGCCTTCCACTTGCGCGTCCGTGTTCACCCATTCCATGTCTTGCGTATCAACAAGATGCTTTCATGTGCTGGAGCTGATAGGCTTCAAACTGGCATGCGAGGTGCTTTTGGCAAGCCACAAGGCACTTGTGCAAGAGTAGCCATTGGTCAGGTTCTTCTTTCTGTTCGTTGCAAGGACAGCAACAGCCATCATGCACAGGAGGCCCTCCGTCGTGCAAAGTTCAAGTTCCCTGGTCGCCAAAAGATTATTGTCAGCAGGAAATGGTATGCAATTCACTTGTCATAACTGCTTTTAGGGGCTCCGTCTTTGTAAAATGATTACATACTTCACATCTTATAATTATATGGCATTCTAAGTGACTGGCGCTTCTACAATATTCAGGGGTTTTACAAAGTACAGCCGTACTGATTATTTGAAATACAAGTCGGAGAATCGCATTGTGCCTGATGGTGTTAATGCTAAGGTTTGTCTTAGATGTTAAATCTTACATATTTTTCCTTGGTGATGTTTATCATTGGGTTGTTAACACCTTGTGATGAGTTCCTTGTTAATTATACCCTACTATGAACTCAATAAGACGTATTTTTGGCCTTGCAGCTTCTTGGATGCCATGGACCTCTGGCGAATCGCCAACCAGGAAGAGCATTCCTGCATGCTAGTGCTTAAGACATTAAGTTGCTTAAAATATGGGAGTACTTGGCCAAGTCGTAGTAGTATTTTGAGGCTTTTATTGTCATTAATGTTGGTGCGTGATGAAAgaacttttgttttgttgaattCTTAGTGGTATCTTCCTTGGACTGTACTTGGGTTTCAAGCAATTCTTGTTCAACTTTTTCTTAACGGCTAACAATTACGTGGCAATATTGTGGAATTTGCAACATTTCAATTCAATAGGAGTTTTGATTGTTTACGTTTTTATATAATTCTGAATCAGGAATGTTAGGCTACTTTAAGGTCAATCCGGGGCTGTTGGACCAATCGTTTTGATCAAAACGAGGAAATTAAGAA from Theobroma cacao cultivar B97-61/B2 chromosome 9, Criollo_cocoa_genome_V2, whole genome shotgun sequence harbors:
- the LOC18591109 gene encoding 60S ribosomal protein L10; amino-acid sequence: MGRRPARCYRQIKNKPYPKSRYCRGVPDSKIRIYDVGMKKKGVDEFPFCVHLVSWEKENVSSEALEAARIACNKYMAKYAGKDAFHLRVRVHPFHVLRINKMLSCAGADRLQTGMRGAFGKPQGTCARVAIGQVLLSVRCKDSNSHHAQEALRRAKFKFPGRQKIIVSRKWGFTKYSRTDYLKYKSENRIVPDGVNAKLLGCHGPLANRQPGRAFLHASA